A genome region from Ursus arctos isolate Adak ecotype North America unplaced genomic scaffold, UrsArc2.0 scaffold_18, whole genome shotgun sequence includes the following:
- the CORO2A gene encoding coronin-2A, which translates to MSWHPQYRSSKFRHVFGKPASKENCYDSVPITHSVQDNHFCAVNPYFIAVVTECSCGGAFFVIPLNQTGKLDPHYPRVCGHKGNVLDIKWNPFNDFEIASGSEDTTIKIWDIPKQLLTKNLTACKKELMGHTRRVGLVEWHPTASNILFSSGYDFKVMVWNLDTNESVIMNPVRTISCHQGAILSMSFNTNGSLLATTCKDRKIRILDPRAGAVLQEASCTGHRANKVLFLGSLNKLLSTGTSRWNNRQLAVWDQDNLSQPVSETDLDGSSGVLFPFYDADTNMLYVVGKGDGNIRYYEVSADKPHLSYLTEYRSHSPQKGMGVMPKRGLDVTSCEIFRFYKLITTKGLIEPISMIVPRRSESYQEDIYPPTAGARPSLTAQEWLRGMNKEPVMVSLRPCSELLSPQPLLPERPPSVSTAPSNQTEKVVVEDGRRTFSPLEEKVPRQAAAEHRPEEKTSRLTNGFDMECPPPKTENELLQMFYRQQEEIRRLRELLTQREVQAKQLELEVKNSRMRSERF; encoded by the exons ATGTCATGGCATCCCCAGTACCGGAGCTCCAAGTTCCGCCACGTCTTTGGCAAACCAGCCAGCAAGGAGAACTGCTACGATTCGGTGCCCATCACCCACAGCGTCCAAGACAATCACTTCTGCGCTGTGAACCCCTATTTCATTGCAGTCGTGACTGAGTGCTCCTGTGGGGGGGCCTTCTTCGTCATTCCCTTGAACCAG ACGGGAAAGTTGGACCCCCACTACCCAAGGGTCTGCGGGCACAAAGGGAACGTCTTAGACATCAAGTGGAACCCTTTTAATGATTTTGAGATCGCCTCCGGTTCTGAAGATACCACA ATTAAGATCTGGGACATCCCCAAGCAGCTGCTGACAAAGAACCTCACAGCCTGCAAGAAGGAGCTGATGGGCCACACCCGCAGGGTGGGCCTGGTGGAGTGGCACCCCACGGCCTCCAACATCCTCTTCAGCTCTGGCTACGACTTCAAG GTGATGGTCTGGAACCTGGACACAAACGAGTCTGTAATCATGAACCCCGTGAGGACGATTAGCTGCCACCAAGGCGCGATCCTCTCCATGTCCTTCAACACCAATGGCAGCCTGCTGGCCACCACCTGTAAAGACCGCAAGATTCGGATTCTCGACCCCCGGGCGGGGGCCGTCCTCCAG GAAGCCAGCTGCACGGGGCACCGGGCCAACAAAGTGCTGTTTCTGGGAAGCCTGAACAAGCTGCTGTCCACGGGCACATCCCGATGGAACAACCGGCAGCTGGCCGTGTGGGACCAG GACAACCTCTCCCAGCCTGTGTCAGAGACGGACCTGGATGGCTCTTCGGGCGTGCTGTTTCCCTTCTACGACGCGGACACCAACATGCTCTACGTGGTGGGGAAG ggagATGGAAACATCCGCTACTACGAGGTGAGCGCCGACAAACCTCACCTGAGCTACCTGACAGAGTACCGCTCCCATAGCCCACAGAAGGGGATGG GTGTCATGCCAAAGAGAGGTCTCGACGTCACCTCCTGCGAGATCTTCCGCTTCTACAAGCTGATTACAACCAAAGGCCTCATTGAGCCTATATCCATGATTGTACCCCGGCGG TCGGAGTCTTACCAAGAGGATATCTACCCGCCCACGGCAGGAGCCCGGCCGTCTCTGACAGCCCAGGAGTGGCTCCGTGGGATGAATAAAG AGCCAGTCATGGTGTCCCTGAGGCCCTGCTCTGAGCTGCTGAGCCCCCAGCCACTGCTCCCAGAGAGACCGCCCTCCGTCTCCACGGCCCCCTCCAACCAAACAGAGAAGGTGGTTGTAGAAGATGGCCGGAGAACCTTCTCGCCGCTGGAGGAGAAGGTGCCCAGGCAGGCAGCAGCAGAACACAGGCCGGAAGAGAAGACGAGTCGGCTCACAAACGGCTTTGACATGGAGTGTCCCCCACCAAAGACAGAGAACGAG CTGCTGCAGATGTTCTATCGGCAACAGGAGGAGATCCGAAGGCTCCGGGAGCTGTTGACCCAGCGTGAGGTGCAGGCCAAACAGTTGGAATTGGAGGTCAAAAACTCGCGGATGAGATCAGAGAGGTTCTGA